AGGACATTTCTTTTACTTTTTGATCGTCCCAATCCGTTGTATCTACTCCGATATTTTCCCACGCCAAACGTTGTTTTCGGACATTAATTTCTGATTTATTATCGTAATTCGGATCAAGTATTTCCTCACCTTCTAAACCATCAAAGTATGCATTGACTGATCGTATAAACAATACTTGATTATCGTAGATGTTATTGTGTTTACCAATATAGTGCTTATCAAATGTTGTTCGAATATCGTCTTTTATCATGTCCTGTACTTCCATAACACGGATTGATTTAAAGTCTTCTGTCTTTTTACCTGTTGTTGTTGTCAGACTGTTGACACCTCGTCCGATTTTAATATTTTCGCCGTCATTGATAAGAATAAGCTCACCATTATCAACAGCTGTGTCAGGATCTTCAATATCTGTAATAGCATCTATTTCATTCAACTCGTAATAAGTAGATGAACGTGTAAATGGCAACCCTGCCAGGATACCAGCAATCCGCGCTGTGTATTCTGCAGTTTTATAATCCTTCTCGCCAACTTTAATTCCTGTTGTTGTGAAATTAATGATTCCTTCATGATCTGCATCACAGTTTGGTAAAACTGCCTTAAATGTTTTCTTATTATTGTCACGTTTAGTCTTAATCCATGTTGCAATAGTTGTTGTATCCTTGTCTTCAATACCTGGAATGGCCAAGTAATTAAATCGCTTATTGTTTAAGCGTGTTAATGCGGCGTTATAATCAACTGCAGTTGTTGCCAAACGTTCAATAATGACTTTACTTGGTGTACCCATGAAAGTTTTTTGAATGTAATCTAAGTTTTCTGCTGACCATGCATCGGTTTTTACTTCCTCTATGCTTTTATACGTTACTGTATCAGCCGTTTGCACGTCGTCTTTTAATATCAATGCAACAATTCCAAGCTGGCTACGCTTAATAGCTGTAACGGCTTTGCCATTAAACTCAATAATAATTTGTGGTAGGCCCATTGTTTAATCCCCTTCCTCGTCATCCAACTCACCCATAAGCTCAATTGGATGTTTCTCATACCATTCTTTCCCGTTTTTAATTTCATCCTCGAAATTAGTATTTGAACTTGAACTTCCCTCACCGTATTCACGGCCTTCAAAGAATTGAAGGTCAAATTCAAATTGCAATACACCATCGATCTCATCAAAATTAGGTTCGACTATATCCAAATAGCGATCACCTACCGAAATTTTAAGGTCAAATAAATTACCAAGTGCTTCTTGAACATCTAGCAATTCAATCGCATTATCATTTTCATCTGTAGGAAAATAAAAAATGCGAACCGTGCAAGACTTTTCAACTTGTGTTAAATAGCCCTCACGCTTCACATTATCAAGTTCAATTTTAAATGATGGTCGTGTAAATCCTTCATTAGCTGATTTACTAGAAACATCTATATCAATAAAATTAGACTGCAGTTTCTTATTGATTGTCGTTTTAATTTGTTTAAAAGTAATCATAGTTTCTTTTTCCTTAATAATTCATCTAGCCATTTTACTGTTTCTTTTTCTGCATCACCTGAAGACTCAAATTCACGCATACCTTTGTCTAATGGTTTTTTGCCGTGCACAAAATCGCCTGTTTTATTGCCCTCATGGT
This genomic interval from Lysinibacillus sphaericus contains the following:
- a CDS encoding phage tail sheath subtilisin-like domain-containing protein, with amino-acid sequence MGLPQIIIEFNGKAVTAIKRSQLGIVALILKDDVQTADTVTYKSIEEVKTDAWSAENLDYIQKTFMGTPSKVIIERLATTAVDYNAALTRLNNKRFNYLAIPGIEDKDTTTIATWIKTKRDNNKKTFKAVLPNCDADHEGIINFTTTGIKVGEKDYKTAEYTARIAGILAGLPFTRSSTYYELNEIDAITDIEDPDTAVDNGELILINDGENIKIGRGVNSLTTTTGKKTEDFKSIRVMEVQDMIKDDIRTTFDKHYIGKHNNIYDNQVLFIRSVNAYFDGLEGEEILDPNYDNKSEINVRKQRLAWENIGVDTTDWDDQKVKEMSFKRNVFVGGNIKIVDAIEDLDMDIAI
- a CDS encoding phage tail terminator family protein, whose amino-acid sequence is MITFKQIKTTINKKLQSNFIDIDVSSKSANEGFTRPSFKIELDNVKREGYLTQVEKSCTVRIFYFPTDENDNAIELLDVQEALGNLFDLKISVGDRYLDIVEPNFDEIDGVLQFEFDLQFFEGREYGEGSSSSNTNFEDEIKNGKEWYEKHPIELMGELDDEEGD